A single window of Leclercia adecarboxylata DNA harbors:
- the rpsU gene encoding 30S ribosomal protein S21: MPVIKVRENEPFDVALRRFKRSCEKAGVLAEVRRREFYEKPTTERKRAKASAVKRHAKKLARENARRTRLY; encoded by the coding sequence ATGCCGGTAATTAAAGTACGTGAAAACGAGCCGTTCGACGTAGCACTGCGTCGCTTCAAGCGTTCATGCGAGAAAGCAGGTGTTCTGGCTGAAGTTCGTCGTCGTGAGTTCTATGAAAAACCAACGACCGAACGTAAGCGCGCTAAAGCTTCTGCTGTGAAACGTCACGCGAAGAAACTGGCTCGCGAAAACGCACGCCGTACTCGTCTGTACTAA
- the dnaG gene encoding DNA primase: protein MAGRIPRVFINDLLARTDIVDLIDARVKLKKQGKNYHACCPFHNEKTPSFTVNGEKQFYHCFGCGAHGNAVDFLMNYDKLEFVETVEELAAMHNLEVPYEAGSGPSQIERHQRQTLYQLMDGLNAFYQQSLKQPAAEPARQYLNQRGLSDDVIARFAIGYAPPGWDNVLKRFGGNSEDRKSLIDAGMLVTNDKGRSYDRFRERVMFPIRDKRGRVIGFGGRVLGDALPKYLNSPETDIFHKGRQLYGLYEAQQDNAEPQRLLVVEGYMDVVALAQFDINYAVASLGTSTTADHIQLLFRVTNTVVCCYDGDRAGREAAWRALETALPYMTDGRQLRFMFLPDGEDPDTLVRKEGKAAFEARMEQAQPLSTFLFNSLMPQVDLSTPDGRAQLSTLALPLITQVPGETLRIYLRQELGKKLGILDDSQLERLMPKLAESGAARPAPQLKRTTMRILIGLLVQNPELAPKVPSLAGLDHEKLPGLGLFAELVNTCLSQPGLTTGQLLEHYRGTKASATLEKLSMWDDIADKDIAEETFTDSLNHMFDSMLELRLSELIARSRTHGLTPAEREEVRVITEARARK, encoded by the coding sequence ATGGCTGGACGAATCCCACGCGTATTTATCAATGATTTGCTGGCAAGAACCGACATCGTCGATCTTATCGACGCGCGGGTAAAGCTGAAGAAGCAGGGCAAAAACTACCATGCGTGCTGTCCATTCCATAACGAAAAAACCCCCTCTTTCACCGTAAACGGTGAAAAACAGTTCTACCACTGCTTCGGCTGTGGGGCGCACGGCAACGCCGTCGACTTTCTGATGAACTACGACAAGCTCGAGTTCGTTGAAACCGTCGAAGAGCTGGCTGCCATGCACAACCTTGAAGTGCCGTATGAAGCAGGCAGCGGGCCAAGCCAGATAGAGCGTCATCAACGACAAACGCTGTATCAGCTGATGGACGGCCTGAACGCATTTTATCAACAGTCTCTTAAGCAACCTGCCGCTGAGCCTGCGCGTCAATATTTGAACCAGCGCGGACTGAGCGACGATGTTATTGCGCGTTTCGCTATTGGTTACGCCCCTCCCGGCTGGGATAACGTGTTAAAGCGTTTTGGCGGCAATAGCGAAGATCGTAAATCCCTCATCGACGCGGGCATGCTGGTCACTAATGACAAGGGACGCAGCTATGACCGCTTCCGCGAACGGGTGATGTTCCCTATTCGCGACAAGCGTGGCCGGGTAATTGGTTTTGGTGGACGCGTGCTGGGCGATGCCCTGCCGAAATACCTTAACTCCCCGGAAACCGACATTTTCCATAAAGGCCGCCAGCTGTACGGCCTGTATGAAGCCCAGCAGGATAACGCTGAACCGCAGCGCCTGTTGGTGGTCGAAGGCTATATGGATGTGGTGGCGCTGGCGCAGTTCGACATTAACTATGCCGTTGCGTCTCTGGGCACCTCCACGACCGCCGACCATATTCAGCTGCTGTTTCGGGTGACCAACACCGTGGTCTGCTGTTACGACGGCGACCGTGCCGGGCGCGAAGCCGCCTGGCGCGCGCTGGAGACGGCATTGCCTTATATGACCGACGGGCGTCAGCTACGCTTTATGTTTCTGCCCGACGGCGAAGACCCGGATACGCTGGTGCGTAAAGAGGGCAAAGCGGCTTTTGAAGCGCGGATGGAGCAGGCTCAGCCGCTCTCCACGTTTCTGTTTAACAGCCTGATGCCGCAGGTGGATTTGAGCACCCCGGATGGCCGCGCCCAGCTGAGCACGCTGGCTTTGCCGCTGATTACTCAGGTGCCGGGCGAAACGTTGCGCATCTATCTGCGTCAGGAGCTGGGTAAAAAACTCGGCATTCTGGATGACAGTCAGCTTGAACGTTTAATGCCAAAGCTGGCGGAGAGCGGAGCGGCTCGCCCCGCGCCTCAGCTAAAACGCACAACCATGCGTATACTGATAGGACTGCTGGTGCAGAATCCGGAACTGGCACCGAAAGTGCCTTCCCTGGCAGGTCTGGACCATGAAAAGCTGCCGGGACTTGGCTTATTTGCAGAACTGGTCAACACTTGTCTCTCACAGCCAGGTCTGACCACCGGGCAACTTTTAGAGCACTATCGCGGAACAAAAGCGTCCGCAACCCTTGAAAAACTGTCGATGTGGGACGATATAGCAGATAAAGATATCGCTGAAGAGACCTTCACCGACTCGCTCAACCATATGTTTGATTCGATGCTTGAGCTACGGCTCTCTGAATTGATCGCCCGCTCGCGGACCCATGGGTTAACGCCAGCAGAACGCGAAGAGGTGCGTGTGATTACTGAAGCACGTGCCCGGAAATGA
- the rpoD gene encoding RNA polymerase sigma factor RpoD, protein MEQNPQSQLKLLVQRGKEQGYLTYAEVNDHLPEDIVDSDQIEDIIQMINDMGIQVMEEAPDADDLLLAENSNNTDEDAEEAAAQVLSSVESEIGRTTDPVRMYMREMGTVELLTREGEIDIAKRIEDGINQVQCSVAEYPEAITYLLEQYDRVEAEEARLSDLITGFVDPNAEEDMAPTATHVGSELSQEEMDDDEDEDEEDGDDDSSDDDNSIDPELAREKFGELRKQYEVTRDTIKAKGRSHAAAQEEILKLSEVFKQFRLVPKQFDYLVNSMRVMMDRVRTQERIIMKMCVEQCKMPKKNFITLFTGNETSETWFNAAIAMNKPWSEKLRDVADDVHRGLQKLQQIEEETGLTIEQVKDINRRMSIGEAKARRAKKEMVEANLRLVISIAKKYTNRGLQFLDLIQEGNIGLMKAVDKFEYRRGYKFSTYATWWIRQAITRSIADQARTIRIPVHMIETINKLNRISRQMLQEMGREPTPEELAERMLMPEDKIRKVLKIAKEPISMETPIGDDEDSHLGDFIEDTTLELPLDSATTESLRAATHDVLAGLTAREAKVLRMRFGIDMNTDHTLEEVGKQFDVTRERIRQIEAKALRKLRHPSRSEVLRSFLDD, encoded by the coding sequence ATGGAGCAAAACCCGCAGTCACAGCTGAAACTTCTTGTCCAACGTGGTAAGGAGCAAGGCTATCTGACCTATGCCGAGGTCAATGACCATCTGCCGGAAGATATCGTCGACTCCGATCAGATCGAAGACATCATCCAAATGATCAATGACATGGGTATTCAGGTGATGGAAGAAGCCCCTGATGCCGATGATCTGTTGCTTGCTGAAAACTCAAACAACACCGATGAAGATGCAGAAGAAGCTGCTGCACAGGTTCTGTCGAGCGTTGAATCTGAAATCGGCCGCACGACGGACCCGGTGCGCATGTACATGCGTGAAATGGGTACCGTTGAACTGTTGACCCGCGAAGGCGAAATTGACATCGCTAAACGTATCGAAGACGGGATCAACCAGGTTCAGTGTTCCGTTGCCGAATACCCTGAAGCCATCACCTATCTGCTCGAGCAGTACGATCGTGTGGAAGCAGAAGAAGCGCGTCTGTCCGATCTGATCACCGGCTTTGTCGATCCGAACGCGGAAGAAGACATGGCGCCAACGGCGACGCACGTCGGGTCTGAACTGTCTCAGGAAGAGATGGATGATGACGAAGACGAAGATGAAGAAGACGGCGACGATGACAGCAGCGACGATGACAACAGCATCGACCCTGAACTGGCGCGTGAGAAGTTCGGTGAGCTGCGTAAGCAGTATGAAGTGACCCGCGACACCATTAAAGCCAAAGGCCGCAGCCACGCAGCCGCTCAGGAAGAGATCCTGAAGCTTTCTGAAGTGTTCAAACAGTTCCGTCTGGTGCCAAAACAGTTCGATTACCTGGTTAACAGCATGCGCGTCATGATGGACCGCGTCCGTACCCAGGAACGCATCATCATGAAAATGTGCGTTGAACAGTGCAAAATGCCGAAGAAGAACTTCATCACCCTGTTCACCGGCAACGAAACCAGCGAAACCTGGTTCAACGCGGCTATCGCGATGAACAAGCCATGGTCTGAAAAGCTGCGTGATGTGGCTGACGACGTCCATCGTGGCCTGCAGAAGCTGCAGCAGATTGAAGAAGAGACCGGCCTGACCATTGAGCAGGTAAAAGACATTAACCGTCGCATGTCCATCGGTGAAGCGAAAGCCCGCCGTGCGAAGAAAGAGATGGTTGAAGCGAACTTGCGTCTGGTTATCTCTATCGCCAAGAAATACACCAACCGTGGCCTGCAGTTCCTGGATCTGATTCAGGAAGGCAACATCGGTCTGATGAAAGCGGTTGATAAGTTCGAATACCGTCGTGGTTATAAGTTCTCCACCTACGCCACCTGGTGGATCCGTCAGGCAATTACCCGCTCTATCGCGGATCAGGCGCGCACCATCCGTATTCCGGTGCATATGATTGAGACCATCAACAAGCTCAACCGTATCTCCCGCCAGATGCTGCAGGAAATGGGCCGCGAGCCGACGCCAGAAGAGCTGGCCGAGCGCATGCTGATGCCGGAAGACAAGATCCGTAAGGTGCTGAAGATCGCCAAAGAGCCAATCTCCATGGAAACGCCAATCGGCGACGATGAAGATTCGCATCTGGGTGATTTCATCGAGGATACCACCCTCGAGCTGCCGCTGGACTCTGCGACCACCGAGAGCCTGCGTGCCGCCACGCACGACGTGCTGGCTGGCCTGACCGCCCGTGAAGCGAAAGTCCTGCGTATGCGTTTCGGTATCGACATGAACACCGACCACACGCTGGAAGAAGTGGGTAAACAGTTCGACGTTACCCGTGAACGTATCCGTCAGATCGAAGCGAAGGCGCTGCGTAAACTGCGCCATCCAAGCCGCTCTGAAGTGCTGCGTAGCTTCCTGGACGACTAA
- the mug gene encoding G/U mismatch-specific DNA glycosylase, which yields MINDILAPGLRVVFCGINPGKSSAHTGFHFAHPGNRFWKVIYQAGFTDKLLKPEEEQQLLDTRCGITMLVERPTVQASEVNLHELRSGGRELIKKIEDYQPAALAILGKQAYEQAFSQRGVQWGKQSITIGVTQVWVLPNPSGLNRATVEKLVEAYRELDEALVTRGL from the coding sequence ATGATCAACGACATCCTTGCGCCAGGCCTGAGGGTGGTGTTCTGCGGCATCAACCCGGGAAAGTCCTCCGCCCATACCGGTTTTCATTTTGCTCACCCCGGAAATCGCTTCTGGAAGGTGATCTACCAGGCCGGGTTTACCGACAAGCTGCTGAAGCCGGAAGAGGAGCAACAGTTGCTGGACACGCGCTGCGGCATCACTATGCTGGTGGAGCGGCCGACGGTGCAGGCGAGCGAGGTGAATCTGCATGAGCTGCGCAGCGGCGGGCGGGAACTGATTAAGAAGATTGAGGACTATCAGCCGGCAGCGCTGGCTATCCTGGGTAAACAGGCGTACGAGCAGGCTTTCAGCCAGCGGGGCGTACAGTGGGGAAAGCAGAGTATCACCATCGGCGTGACCCAGGTGTGGGTGTTGCCTAATCCGAGTGGGCTGAACAGGGCGACGGTGGAGAAACTAGTGGAGGCGTATCGGGAGCTGGATGAGGCGCTGGTGACGCGCGGGCTTTAG
- a CDS encoding PocR ligand-binding domain-containing protein: MMTHYKLHEFLDVQRLQTLQDNFSKSMMIALVVVDENGVPVTRPSGFSDFCARSRLNPNLTHHCYESDKAGGRAAMQAREPVVYRCYCGFVEFAVPIMINDHYLGAFISGQVKVEEEKERSIPYILNNNEIWEENPWLINLHQNTRRMNYERFESTASTLLHVSSYLVEQAHANNIQRELRKKDQELTNELRIRVEIERSLHEAEFKALSYQINPHFLFNVLNTIGRLAFLEDAQRTETMVHDFSDMMRYLLRKNNHGLITLRNEMNYVNSYMSIQKVRMSDRFDYRYDIPEKYLDVVCPFLILQPLVENFFNYVVEPRDTSSHLLIRATDDGQDVIIEVTDNGDGISANAIDQILSGDQNLQKGSIGINNIKNRLKLLFGESYGLEIMSAHKPRMGTTIKLRFPMLEA, encoded by the coding sequence ATGATGACTCATTACAAGCTACATGAATTTTTGGACGTACAACGACTTCAGACTCTGCAGGATAACTTTTCAAAATCGATGATGATCGCGCTGGTCGTGGTGGATGAAAACGGCGTTCCCGTCACCAGGCCCAGCGGGTTTTCAGACTTCTGCGCGCGCTCGCGCCTCAACCCTAACCTGACTCATCACTGTTATGAAAGCGACAAAGCTGGCGGGCGTGCCGCAATGCAGGCGCGCGAGCCGGTGGTGTATCGCTGCTACTGCGGTTTTGTCGAGTTTGCCGTTCCTATCATGATTAACGATCATTACCTCGGGGCATTTATTTCCGGCCAGGTCAAAGTGGAAGAGGAAAAAGAGCGCAGCATTCCCTATATTTTGAATAACAATGAAATCTGGGAAGAAAATCCGTGGTTGATTAATTTGCATCAAAATACGCGCCGAATGAACTATGAGCGTTTTGAATCCACAGCATCAACGCTATTACACGTTTCGTCCTATCTGGTGGAACAGGCACACGCCAATAATATTCAACGTGAGTTGCGTAAAAAGGACCAGGAGTTAACGAATGAATTAAGAATCCGTGTTGAAATTGAACGTTCATTACATGAAGCAGAATTTAAAGCGCTCTCTTATCAGATCAACCCACACTTTTTATTTAATGTATTAAACACCATTGGTCGTCTGGCGTTTCTTGAAGATGCCCAGCGTACCGAAACCATGGTGCATGATTTTTCTGACATGATGCGCTACCTGCTACGCAAAAATAATCATGGGCTGATTACGCTGCGCAATGAGATGAATTACGTCAACAGCTATATGTCGATTCAAAAAGTGCGCATGAGCGACCGCTTCGATTATCGTTACGACATCCCCGAGAAATATCTGGATGTAGTCTGCCCCTTTTTGATCCTGCAACCGCTGGTAGAGAACTTCTTCAACTACGTAGTAGAACCACGCGACACCAGCAGCCATCTGCTGATCCGCGCCACCGATGACGGTCAGGATGTCATTATAGAGGTCACCGATAATGGCGACGGCATCTCTGCGAATGCCATCGATCAGATTTTATCCGGCGACCAAAATCTGCAAAAAGGCAGCATCGGCATCAACAACATAAAAAATAGATTAAAGCTGTTATTTGGCGAGAGCTATGGCCTGGAGATCATGAGCGCCCACAAGCCCAGGATGGGCACCACTATTAAACTGCGGTTCCCGATGCTGGAAGCCTGA
- a CDS encoding AraC family transcriptional regulator, which translates to MFNIVIVEDEPIELESLNRIVSQCVENAVIHEASTGKKAIQLIDQLNHIDMIFVDINIPLPNGNQVIEYLRKKNTETKVIVTTANDDFDIVRSMYNLKVNDYLLKPVKKSILTDTIKKTLDVDEGDNEKSRAMKQKVFTLIDECHYAPWHSLIFDMINGACTLDRPDEDKRKEVIDFLEIISQYVIAQGEKLAPAQRKVAALLKDVNQYGITESRYFRVMIGLLTLSEELFDYAFKGYTGNIDFIERAKFHIEKNILRNLTLDDIAAKSFVSSCYLSRAFKKITGIGFSNYIAMRKIAIAKSLLQFSDLKVNTIALELAYQDANYFCRIFKKETGMAPSDYRKIVTSGEDEAVA; encoded by the coding sequence ATGTTTAACATTGTTATCGTTGAAGATGAGCCTATTGAGCTTGAATCCCTGAACCGGATCGTTTCCCAGTGCGTGGAAAACGCCGTGATTCACGAAGCCTCCACCGGCAAAAAAGCGATTCAGTTAATTGATCAATTAAACCACATCGACATGATCTTTGTGGATATCAACATTCCGTTGCCAAACGGCAATCAGGTTATTGAATACCTGAGGAAAAAAAACACCGAGACCAAAGTCATCGTCACCACGGCGAACGATGATTTCGATATCGTGCGCAGTATGTATAACCTCAAAGTGAATGATTACCTGCTGAAGCCGGTGAAAAAAAGCATCCTGACCGATACCATTAAAAAAACCCTCGACGTTGATGAAGGCGATAACGAAAAATCCCGGGCGATGAAGCAAAAAGTGTTTACCCTGATCGACGAATGCCATTATGCCCCGTGGCACAGCCTGATTTTCGATATGATTAATGGCGCGTGTACGTTGGACAGGCCTGACGAGGACAAACGCAAAGAAGTCATCGATTTTCTGGAAATCATTAGCCAGTATGTGATCGCACAGGGTGAAAAGTTAGCCCCCGCCCAACGTAAAGTCGCCGCCCTGCTCAAAGACGTTAATCAGTACGGTATTACAGAGAGCCGTTACTTTCGGGTGATGATCGGCCTGCTGACCCTCAGCGAGGAGCTGTTTGATTACGCGTTCAAAGGCTATACCGGCAATATCGATTTTATTGAGCGTGCAAAATTTCATATTGAGAAAAACATCCTCCGCAACCTGACTCTGGACGACATAGCGGCAAAATCCTTCGTCAGCTCCTGCTACCTGAGCCGGGCGTTCAAGAAAATCACCGGCATTGGGTTTTCGAATTATATTGCCATGCGCAAGATCGCTATCGCCAAATCGTTGTTGCAGTTCAGCGATCTGAAGGTAAATACCATTGCGCTGGAGCTGGCCTACCAGGACGCCAACTACTTCTGTCGGATCTTTAAAAAAGAGACCGGCATGGCACCGTCTGATTATCGGAAAATCGTGACATCGGGAGAGGATGAGGCCGTGGCGTAA
- the metK gene encoding methionine adenosyltransferase → MNDYLFTSESVAEGHPDKMADQISDAILDAILLQDPWGKVACECLVKTGVAIVAGEISTHATVDIEQIVRNTIKEIGYDHSRLGFDGNTCGVLNILGKQSSNIADGIRSHTPDALGAGDQGITFGYACDETPERMPATLVYAHRLMARQAQLRKSQRLAFLLPDAKSQVTLRYQDNLVHSVDTVVVSTQHSPDISLATLREAVIEEIIKPVMPSHWLTPHTRFLVNPAGAFVIGGPVGDCGLTGRKIIVDTYGGAACHGGGAFSGKDPSKVDRSAAYAARYVANNIVAAGLASRCEVQLGWAIGLPRPVSVRINTFGTQVVSTEALQQAVNRHFDLSVYGIISMLDLLVPRYRKTACYGHFGRDSFPWERTDKAALLREDVGR, encoded by the coding sequence TTGAACGATTACCTGTTTACCTCCGAATCCGTTGCCGAAGGGCATCCCGACAAAATGGCCGATCAGATTTCCGACGCCATTCTGGATGCCATTCTCCTGCAGGACCCCTGGGGCAAAGTGGCCTGCGAATGCCTGGTCAAAACCGGCGTCGCTATCGTCGCAGGCGAAATCTCCACCCACGCCACGGTGGATATCGAGCAGATCGTCCGCAACACCATTAAAGAGATTGGCTACGATCATTCCCGGTTGGGCTTCGACGGCAACACCTGTGGCGTCCTGAATATTCTCGGCAAACAGTCCAGCAATATTGCCGACGGTATTCGCAGTCACACCCCGGACGCGTTGGGCGCAGGCGACCAGGGCATCACCTTCGGTTACGCCTGCGATGAAACCCCGGAACGGATGCCCGCCACGCTGGTTTACGCCCATCGTCTGATGGCGCGCCAGGCGCAGCTGCGTAAGTCTCAGCGGCTGGCGTTTTTACTTCCCGATGCCAAAAGCCAGGTCACCCTGCGCTATCAGGATAACCTGGTGCATTCGGTGGATACTGTGGTTGTGTCCACCCAGCACAGCCCGGATATTTCGCTGGCGACACTGCGTGAAGCCGTTATCGAAGAGATCATCAAACCGGTCATGCCGTCACACTGGCTCACGCCCCATACCCGCTTTCTGGTCAATCCGGCAGGCGCTTTTGTGATTGGCGGCCCGGTGGGCGATTGTGGGTTAACCGGGCGCAAAATCATTGTCGATACCTATGGCGGAGCAGCCTGCCACGGCGGTGGCGCATTTTCCGGTAAAGACCCCTCAAAGGTCGATCGTTCCGCAGCCTACGCCGCTCGCTATGTGGCGAATAATATTGTCGCTGCCGGCCTTGCGTCGCGCTGCGAAGTGCAGCTGGGATGGGCTATTGGCCTCCCCCGCCCCGTTTCCGTCAGGATCAACACCTTTGGCACACAAGTCGTGTCAACAGAGGCGTTGCAGCAGGCGGTTAACCGCCATTTTGATCTCAGCGTCTACGGCATCATCAGCATGCTCGACCTGCTGGTCCCCCGCTATCGTAAAACGGCCTGCTACGGCCACTTTGGTCGCGACAGCTTTCCGTGGGAACGCACGGATAAAGCGGCGCTATTACGCGAAGACGTTGGCCGTTAA
- a CDS encoding BMC domain-containing protein: MSGQSLGLIETVGMAAAVEAADAAMKSANVSLVGYELTKGGGMVTVKLEGEIGAINAAVAAAISAAGRVGSVYAHKVIARTAQHIEHIIHSTETVGIVRPEPETPAPAVTHQTEETPVQTIPLINIDTSNDASCMDLAEETPHDPVKKGPRPGPKKK; encoded by the coding sequence ATGTCCGGGCAAAGTTTAGGCTTGATCGAAACCGTCGGAATGGCTGCGGCGGTGGAAGCCGCGGATGCCGCCATGAAATCCGCTAACGTCAGCCTGGTGGGCTATGAGTTAACCAAAGGCGGCGGGATGGTCACGGTGAAGCTGGAAGGGGAAATTGGGGCGATAAACGCCGCCGTGGCGGCTGCCATCAGCGCAGCGGGCCGGGTGGGTAGCGTATACGCCCACAAGGTCATTGCCCGCACCGCGCAGCATATTGAGCATATTATTCACTCGACAGAGACGGTCGGCATCGTGCGGCCTGAACCTGAAACGCCAGCGCCTGCTGTCACCCATCAGACTGAAGAAACGCCAGTGCAGACTATCCCGCTAATCAATATTGATACCTCCAACGATGCATCCTGCATGGACCTTGCTGAAGAAACACCGCACGATCCCGTGAAGAAAGGGCCGCGTCCGGGGCCGAAGAAAAAATAA
- a CDS encoding permease, whose product MNSLDILVAFGGGIFGAAIGALAAFEFVGLLVIAMAVVQIITGAPSDFITFPFGLFGPHTGGFAAGVAATAYAAKRGKLGSGRDITAGLSGLAAYDVLLVGGIFGAGGYVIAWVLNQIPAFPSGNAWTDTVALTVVISGVISRLVFGKTGLFGKPEQGIRHCYPPQDKCWMPYHSRIPQLSVLGLGIGLMAGFLGLKFGGNGALLAFGISAFSLIFLHFNTQVPVSHHIALPAALVAVLSGSLLWAGIVGIICALLGELMSRIFLVHGDTHIDPPAMAIAIMTTAVNLLATIGLFTLIPLM is encoded by the coding sequence ATGAATAGCTTAGATATTCTCGTTGCCTTTGGCGGCGGCATATTCGGCGCGGCGATTGGCGCGCTGGCGGCGTTTGAATTTGTTGGACTGCTGGTGATCGCCATGGCGGTCGTGCAAATTATTACCGGCGCACCGTCAGATTTTATTACCTTCCCGTTTGGGCTGTTTGGGCCGCATACCGGCGGATTTGCTGCGGGCGTGGCGGCGACGGCGTACGCGGCAAAGAGAGGCAAACTGGGCTCGGGACGCGATATCACCGCCGGGCTGAGCGGGCTGGCGGCCTATGATGTGCTGCTGGTGGGTGGGATTTTCGGGGCGGGGGGCTATGTCATTGCCTGGGTGCTCAACCAGATCCCAGCGTTCCCGTCCGGTAATGCCTGGACCGATACCGTGGCGCTAACGGTGGTGATCTCCGGGGTGATTAGCCGACTGGTGTTCGGAAAAACAGGCCTGTTTGGCAAGCCGGAGCAGGGGATCCGCCACTGCTACCCGCCGCAGGATAAATGCTGGATGCCTTATCATAGTCGCATTCCGCAGCTCTCAGTGCTGGGGCTGGGGATCGGCCTGATGGCCGGATTTTTAGGGCTCAAGTTCGGTGGCAACGGCGCGCTGCTGGCGTTCGGCATTTCTGCGTTTTCACTGATCTTTTTGCATTTCAATACCCAGGTGCCCGTGTCGCACCACATCGCGCTGCCCGCCGCGCTGGTGGCGGTGCTGTCCGGCAGCCTGCTATGGGCGGGAATTGTCGGTATTATTTGCGCGCTGTTAGGCGAACTGATGTCGCGTATCTTTCTGGTTCATGGTGATACCCATATTGATCCGCCGGCAATGGCCATTGCCATAATGACAACAGCGGTTAACCTGCTGGCGACTATCGGGCTGTTCACGCTGATTCCGCTCATGTAA
- a CDS encoding glycyl-radical enzyme activating protein produces MNKVEYETEGVIFNIQRYSLHDGPGIRTIPFFKGCPLSCKWCSNPESQRPQPELLFKKNDCIRCGKCIDVCPQQALSTSNSWFIDRDRCIQCGKCTDVCPTRALEMKGKRMSVAAVMRELEKEENLYRRSGGGITLSGGEPLAQPEFARELLKACKAKGWHTAIETTGFTTKAVIDAVFPYVDLALTDIKAIDPEVHQRNTGVNNSVILENLLRISFLTKVVVRIPVIPGVNDNPQEIHNIAEFARLMQNVDTIHLLPYHSFGENKYNLLGRQYPLSEAKSIAEASMATLKATVESSGFNCHIGG; encoded by the coding sequence ATGAATAAAGTTGAGTACGAAACCGAAGGCGTCATTTTTAATATTCAACGCTATTCTTTGCATGATGGGCCGGGCATTCGCACCATCCCTTTTTTTAAAGGTTGCCCGCTTTCCTGCAAATGGTGTAGTAATCCTGAATCACAACGTCCGCAGCCAGAGCTGTTATTTAAAAAGAACGATTGTATTCGCTGTGGAAAATGTATTGATGTCTGTCCGCAACAGGCATTGTCAACCAGCAATAGCTGGTTTATCGATCGTGACCGCTGTATCCAGTGCGGGAAATGTACCGATGTCTGCCCGACCCGCGCGCTGGAAATGAAAGGCAAGCGGATGTCGGTAGCGGCAGTCATGCGCGAGCTGGAAAAAGAAGAGAACTTGTACCGTCGTTCCGGCGGGGGCATTACCCTGTCTGGCGGCGAACCCCTGGCGCAGCCTGAATTTGCCCGCGAGCTGCTGAAAGCCTGTAAGGCGAAGGGCTGGCATACCGCCATTGAAACCACCGGTTTCACCACTAAAGCCGTGATTGACGCAGTGTTTCCCTACGTGGATCTGGCACTTACCGATATCAAAGCGATTGATCCCGAAGTTCATCAGCGTAACACCGGTGTGAATAACAGCGTGATTCTGGAAAACCTGCTGCGCATTTCATTTTTAACCAAAGTGGTGGTGCGTATTCCGGTGATCCCCGGCGTGAACGACAATCCGCAGGAGATTCATAATATCGCTGAATTTGCTCGCTTAATGCAAAATGTCGATACCATACACCTGTTGCCTTATCACAGCTTTGGTGAAAATAAATATAATTTATTGGGTCGGCAATATCCGCTGAGCGAGGCGAAAAGTATTGCTGAAGCCAGCATGGCAACTTTAAAAGCGACGGTTGAATCATCAGGTTTTAACTGTCACATCGGTGGTTAA